A genomic segment from Bacillus rossius redtenbacheri isolate Brsri chromosome 5, Brsri_v3, whole genome shotgun sequence encodes:
- the LOC134532209 gene encoding uncharacterized protein LOC134532209, with protein sequence MPDPDTVPPTVAVVRIPPFWPADPEMWFAQVENQFAIAGITADSTKFHYVAGNLDCRYSTEVRNILTQPPAMGKYEKLRTELVKRLSALQVRKTKQLLETEDMGDRRPSQFQTTSFAPYGWTNTSLDTLADAIADTNPQPQAAAVSSLEAMVDKMAVLMSAKIGEMARICGYRSRSRSKGPPGACWYHRRFGDAAHRCATPCTYQTENDKGTR encoded by the exons ATGCCAGACCCGGACACAGTACCTCCTACCGTGGCGGTGGTTCGCATCCCGCCATTCTGGCCCGCAGACCCCGAGATGTGGTTCGCGCAGGTCGAAAACCAGTTCGCGATTGCAGGAATAACCGCAGACAGTACGAAATTTCATTACGTGGCGGGCAACCTGGACTGCCGTTACTCTACCGAGGTGCGCAACATCCTCACTCAACCGCCAGCCATGGGCAAATATGAGAAACTGAGAACAGAGCTAGTCAAGAGGCTAAGTGCTTTGCAAGTGAGGAAAACCAAGCAGCTGCTGGAGACTGAAGATATGGGCGATCGGCGCCCATCCCAGTTCCAGACAACTTCCTTCGCTCCTTATGGCTGG ACTAACACATCATTAGACACGTTGGCCGACGCCATTGCGGATACCAACCCCCAGCCACAGGCGGCTGCAGTGTCCTCCCTGGAGGCGATGGTGGACAAGATGGCGGTCCTGATGTCCGCGAAGATCGGGGAAATGGCGCGAATTTGCG GATACCGCTCCCGCTCCCGCAGTAAGGGCCCGCCAGGAGCCTGCTGGTACCATCGCCGTTTCGGGGACGCAGCCCACAGGTGCGCCACGCCCTGTACGTACCAGACGGAAAACGACAAGGGGACGCGTTGA